In Crassostrea angulata isolate pt1a10 chromosome 6, ASM2561291v2, whole genome shotgun sequence, a genomic segment contains:
- the LOC128188255 gene encoding sedoheptulokinase-like — protein sequence MLTYIGIDLGTTSVKVCIVKDGAQIATISKSTNADIKSSLGSSGFEQDAAAILSTTQSCLKGLSQKTLASVQKICITGQMHGVMLWSSTNTNTFYNRERDEFDITNISPLYTWQDQRCTEEFISSLPKPVSHLSLSTGHGNATLFWLSMFQPEFLFRYDRAGTVMDFLVSVLCGLDSPIMSTQLGASWGYFDCSAGCWNKEVMEQKSFPVHLLPQVVKPGSKAGNLQFDWLAVKKDTPILVALGDTQCAVYSILRNPHEAVINMGTSCQLAFPEFLATVPSSPDPSSPVQYFPYFNNQYLAVAASLNGGNVLAQFVNMIQNWMGYLGLVKSDEEIWKILLESPSKSKPNSIQIIPTIFGERHAPSQRGEITGITAGNMDLHQVFQALCRGLVENLTRMMSPSFLKQKGINKLLGTGSVIHKNPIIQREVMTQYGGLNIELGGQSDSAFGAALFCEASDKR from the exons ATGTTGACTTACATTGGAATTGACCTTGGAACAACATCAGTTAAAGTATGCATTGTAAAAGATGGGGCACAAATAGCGACAATCTCCAAGTCTACAAATGCAGATATCAAGAGCAGTTTAGGCAGCTCAGGATTTGAACAAGATGCAGCAGCCATACTTTCAACAACACAATCATGTCTGAAAGGACTTTCCCAAAAAACCCTGGCTTCAGTCCAAAAAATCTGCATCACTGGACAAATGCATGGAGTCATGCTGTGGTCATCAACCAATACGAATACATTTTACAACAGAGAGAGGGACGAGTTTGATATAACAAACATAAGCCCACTTTACACCTGGCAGGACCAACGGTGCACAGAAGAATTTATCTCATCTCTACCAAAACCAGTATCCCATCTCTCTCTGTCCACTGGACATGGAAATGCTACCTTGTTTTGGTTGTCCATGTTCCAGCCGGAGTTCCTGTTCAGATATGACAGGGCTGGAACTGTGATGGATTTCCTGGTCTCTGTGCTCTGTGGTCTGGATTCTCCAATCATGTCTACTCAGCTTGGTGCTAGTTGGGGATATTTTGATTGCAGTGCAGGGTGTTGGAATAAAGAGGT TATGGAGCAAAAGTCATTTCCAGTCCATCTTCTTCCACAAGTGGTTAAACCTGGGAGCAAAGCTGGAAACCTGCAATTTGACTGGCTTGCAGTAAAGAAGGACACCCCCATTTTAGTGGCACTTGGGGATACACAGTGTGCTGTGTACTCGATTCTAAGAAACCCGCATGAAGCAG TTATCAATATGGGGACATCCTGTCAGCTGGCTTTCCCAGAATTCCTTGCCACAGTCCCATCATCCCCTGACCCTTCCTCTCCGGTGCAGTATTTTCCATACTTTAACAATCAATACTTGGCAGTAGCTGCTAGTCTGAATGGAGGAAATGTGCTGGCTCAATTCGTCAACATGATACAAAACTGGATGGGTTATCTTG GTTTAGTCAAGAGTGATGAAGAGATTTGGAAAATTTTGCTAGAGTCACCATCCAAGTCCAAACCAAATAGCATACAGATTATTCCCACCATATTTGGTGAAAGACATGCTCCCTCACAGCGTGGAGAAATCACTGGAATAACTGCTGGCAACATGGATTTACACCAAGTGTTTCAGGCACTATGCAGAGGACTGGTAGAAAACCTAACCAGAATGATGTCTCCTTCTTTCTTGAAGCAAAAaggaattaataaattattaggCACAGGATCAGTGATTCATAAAAATCCCATCATTCAAAGAGAGGTCATGACCCAATATGGAGGTCTCAACATTGAATTAGGTGGGCAGAGTGATTCTGCTTTTGGTGCAGCACTTTTTTGTGAAGCCTCAGACAAAAGATGA